Proteins encoded in a region of the Polynucleobacter antarcticus genome:
- the vapB gene encoding type II toxin-antitoxin system VapB family antitoxin: MTIAITTVFTNNRSQAVRMPAEARLPDEVKKVIVRIRGRERIITPIENTWDNFFLNGPTVSDDFLNERGVQKPAEREEL, encoded by the coding sequence ATGACTATAGCGATTACAACCGTGTTTACTAACAATCGAAGCCAGGCAGTCAGAATGCCCGCTGAAGCGCGTTTACCCGACGAAGTGAAAAAGGTGATCGTTCGCATTCGAGGTCGCGAACGCATCATTACGCCGATTGAAAATACGTGGGATAACTTTTTCTTAAATGGCCCGACAGTATCTGATGACTTTTTGAATGAGCGCGGAGTACAAAAGCCAGCTGA